One Peterkaempfera bronchialis DNA window includes the following coding sequences:
- a CDS encoding class I SAM-dependent methyltransferase, protein MGLSIATAGLWVERWERQQERYAVDREERFTVIADVVEHVTAGQDRPLVVDLGCGPGSLAVRLARRLPNAEVVAVDADPLLLELGRTHHGRAARYVRATIGGAGWVEALGLRRPLDAAASTTALHYLPEDALRRVYRQLAAVLRPGGVLVNADHLFQDCAGLSELATRVGRRRAERQCVFDQEDWESWWAGVAEEPEFADLLAERRQVMRDLGEGKDNGLSYSRHVALLRGAGFSHAGPVWQFGDSCVLVALR, encoded by the coding sequence ATGGGGCTGAGCATCGCGACGGCCGGGCTGTGGGTGGAGCGCTGGGAGCGCCAGCAGGAGCGCTATGCGGTCGACCGCGAGGAGCGGTTCACCGTCATCGCCGATGTGGTCGAGCATGTGACGGCCGGGCAGGACCGGCCACTGGTGGTCGATCTCGGCTGCGGGCCGGGGTCGCTGGCGGTCCGGCTCGCCCGGCGGCTGCCGAACGCCGAGGTCGTGGCCGTCGACGCGGACCCGCTGCTGCTGGAGCTCGGCCGGACCCACCATGGGCGCGCGGCCCGCTACGTCCGGGCGACGATAGGCGGAGCCGGGTGGGTCGAGGCGCTGGGGCTGCGCCGCCCCCTGGACGCCGCCGCCTCGACCACCGCGCTGCACTACCTCCCCGAGGACGCCCTGCGACGGGTCTACCGGCAGCTCGCGGCAGTGCTGCGCCCCGGTGGCGTCCTGGTCAATGCCGACCACCTCTTCCAGGACTGCGCCGGGCTCTCCGAGCTCGCCACCCGGGTCGGACGGCGGCGGGCCGAGCGGCAGTGCGTCTTCGACCAGGAGGACTGGGAGTCCTGGTGGGCGGGGGTGGCGGAGGAACCGGAGTTCGCCGACCTGCTCGCCGAGCGGCGGCAGGTCATGCGGGACCTGGGCGAGGGAAAGGACAACGGTCTGAGCTACTCCCGCCATGTCGCACTGCTGCGCGGCGCGGGGTTCTCCCACGCCGGGCCGGTGTGGCAGTTCGGCGACAGCTGCGTCCTGGTCGCACTCCGGTAG
- a CDS encoding aminotransferase class V-fold PLP-dependent enzyme translates to MTATDRSGAFPDRLRAWQSALRAQFPIITAHPELAYLDSAATTQKPQAVLDAVQSYLTSANANAGRGSYPWANQATALVDRTRQRIKEFLHDPEPERSAVHFVGGASEGLRTVARDWLTDVLTDGDEIVVPFADHQANLSPWLEAQRLLARQGVRVAVREMPYQPGSGDYDQGALAELVGPRTRFVAATHVHHVYGGNMNVQRIRQVVGPEVPICLDAAQSVGHLPLSVAETDVDFVVFSGHKALALPGSGAVWARCARGPRFRPGGWEGSPNTTGVASLEAALDWLDRAGTDRIERWTVALGARLTDGLRHLDAYEVLGCPLSLAADSQVQQRHGIVTFRHRGIGAADLGFILFSHGFMVRTDGHCQAGAGEKESSVRVSLHVYNTPAEIDRLLSVLADLA, encoded by the coding sequence ATGACCGCCACCGACCGCTCCGGGGCCTTTCCCGACCGGCTGCGCGCCTGGCAGAGCGCGCTGCGCGCCCAGTTCCCGATCATCACCGCCCATCCGGAGCTGGCCTACCTGGACAGCGCGGCCACCACACAGAAGCCGCAGGCCGTCCTGGACGCCGTGCAGTCCTATCTGACCAGCGCCAATGCCAACGCCGGGCGGGGCAGCTACCCCTGGGCCAACCAGGCGACCGCGCTGGTGGACCGGACCCGGCAGCGGATCAAGGAGTTCCTGCACGACCCGGAGCCGGAGCGGTCGGCCGTGCACTTCGTCGGCGGGGCCAGCGAGGGGCTGCGCACCGTCGCCCGCGACTGGCTCACCGACGTCCTCACCGACGGGGACGAGATCGTGGTCCCCTTCGCCGACCACCAGGCGAACCTCTCGCCGTGGCTGGAGGCGCAGCGGCTGCTGGCCCGGCAGGGGGTCCGGGTCGCCGTCCGGGAGATGCCCTACCAGCCGGGGTCCGGCGACTACGACCAGGGGGCGCTGGCCGAACTGGTCGGCCCACGGACCCGCTTTGTCGCCGCCACCCATGTGCACCATGTCTACGGCGGGAACATGAATGTGCAGCGGATCCGGCAGGTGGTCGGGCCCGAGGTGCCGATCTGCCTGGACGCCGCGCAGAGCGTCGGGCATCTGCCGCTGTCGGTGGCCGAGACCGATGTGGACTTTGTGGTCTTCTCCGGACACAAGGCCCTGGCCCTGCCCGGCTCCGGGGCCGTCTGGGCCCGCTGTGCGCGGGGGCCGCGCTTCCGGCCCGGCGGGTGGGAGGGGAGCCCCAACACCACCGGTGTCGCCAGTCTGGAGGCGGCCCTGGACTGGCTGGACCGCGCGGGTACGGACCGGATCGAACGCTGGACCGTCGCCCTCGGGGCCCGGCTGACCGACGGGCTGCGCCACCTGGACGCCTATGAGGTGCTGGGCTGCCCGCTCAGCCTGGCTGCGGACTCCCAGGTCCAGCAGCGCCACGGCATCGTGACCTTCCGGCATCGCGGCATCGGCGCCGCCGACCTCGGCTTCATCCTCTTCAGCCACGGCTTCATGGTGCGGACCGACGGCCACTGCCAGGCCGGCGCCGGGGAGAAGGAGAGTTCCGTACGGGTCAGCCTGCATGTGTACAACACCCCGGCGGAGATCGACCGGCTGCTCTCCGTCCTGGCCGACCTGGCCTGA
- a CDS encoding pyridoxal-phosphate dependent enzyme — protein MRYDSIIEAIGNTPLVRIDPAVHGLRNIDLYAKLEMLNPFGSVKDRAAWNMARPGLAAAVERGASIVELSSGNTAKALAVIAAMHGVPFKSISNRMRVPEVKDLLLLLGAEIQELPGQTECLDPTNPEDPLTVIHRMLSESGSTYLHTDQYYNPRNADAHAASTGPEILADLDGRAPDWFIACVGTAGSSSGVARVLRAHDPQLKVVGLVAHKSDFIPGIRNIDEVHEVGLFDPATFDTIASVTADEALEGMLTLVRRCGMLAGPTGGAAYFGAVRHLRTVDAELTDRKSAVFIVCDRIESYMSYIRQRRPDLLGRPPRKNSVAGVTDQEVLAVTAVDPENAQKWLAQERPLVVDLRGPSAYAALHIEGSINIVDELFEELVQGGLPFSKAQPVLLACPVGEKSARYAALLTRLGHPDARSLAGGIIAWRDAGAPLVRE, from the coding sequence ATGAGGTACGACAGCATCATCGAGGCCATCGGGAACACCCCCCTGGTGCGGATCGACCCGGCCGTGCACGGACTCCGGAACATCGACCTGTACGCGAAGTTGGAGATGCTCAACCCCTTCGGCTCGGTCAAGGACCGGGCGGCGTGGAACATGGCCCGGCCCGGTCTGGCCGCCGCGGTGGAGCGCGGCGCCTCGATCGTGGAGCTGTCCAGCGGCAACACCGCGAAGGCGCTGGCGGTCATCGCGGCGATGCACGGGGTGCCGTTCAAGAGCATCAGCAACCGGATGCGGGTTCCGGAGGTCAAGGACCTGCTGCTGCTGCTGGGCGCGGAGATCCAGGAGCTGCCGGGGCAGACCGAGTGCCTGGACCCGACCAACCCGGAGGACCCGCTGACCGTGATCCACCGGATGCTCTCCGAGTCGGGATCCACCTATCTGCACACCGACCAGTACTACAACCCGCGCAACGCCGATGCGCACGCCGCCTCCACCGGCCCGGAGATCCTCGCCGACCTGGACGGCCGGGCCCCGGACTGGTTCATCGCCTGCGTCGGCACCGCCGGCTCCTCCAGCGGGGTGGCGAGGGTGCTGCGCGCGCACGACCCGCAGCTGAAGGTCGTGGGGCTGGTGGCGCACAAGTCGGACTTCATCCCCGGCATCCGCAATATCGACGAGGTGCATGAGGTCGGCCTCTTCGACCCCGCCACCTTCGACACCATCGCGTCGGTGACCGCCGACGAGGCCCTGGAAGGGATGCTGACCCTGGTCCGGCGCTGCGGCATGCTGGCCGGGCCCACCGGCGGAGCCGCCTACTTCGGGGCGGTGCGCCATCTACGCACGGTGGATGCCGAACTGACGGACCGTAAGAGCGCGGTCTTCATCGTCTGCGACCGCATCGAGAGCTATATGAGCTACATCCGGCAGCGGCGCCCCGACCTGCTGGGCCGACCGCCCCGGAAGAACTCGGTGGCCGGGGTCACCGACCAGGAGGTGCTGGCGGTCACGGCCGTCGACCCGGAGAACGCCCAGAAGTGGCTGGCCCAGGAACGGCCGCTGGTGGTCGACCTGCGCGGCCCCTCGGCCTATGCCGCGCTGCATATCGAGGGGTCGATCAACATCGTGGACGAGCTGTTCGAGGAACTGGTGCAGGGCGGCCTCCCCTTCAGCAAGGCCCAGCCGGTGCTGCTCGCCTGTCCGGTCGGGGAGAAGTCCGCCCGGTACGCCGCGCTGCTCACCCGCCTGGGGCACCCCGATGCGCGCAGCCTGGCCGGCGGCATCATCGCCTGGCGCGACGCGGGCGCACCGCTGGTACGGGAGTGA
- a CDS encoding type III PLP-dependent enzyme domain-containing protein has product MGVPEPLYLAPRLDARLSSLLGSAEFLHGLVDALGSPLNVVLPEQISDNLERFRSVYRRHHLGGEVFFAHKANRSSALVRRFAATDAAVDAASLGELQHVLGAGFTPDRVLATGPKNPEFLWLAARTGATVNVDGRAELDDLAALVRRHGLPRVRILLRLSEFQGAGSQGAGFQGTGVQVLTRRSRFGSPVREVDGLLAAVERHRDAVELIGVAYHLDTVGLAEKAVALESCVTVMDECRNRGLQPRVIDIGGGFGVNYLADRAQWERYTTALADAVLGHRPAMTWRRHGYGLRSESGTLRGALGLYPSHRPDAGERYLDQLLSLPAPTLGRPLATLLLEHLYDLWAEPGRALVDQCGLTLARVLEVRRTDAGDWLVRLGMNAGDVSLEEHGVLMDPVAVPRGGGPAAAEPERAGAEAVGVYLAGNLCLEADLITRRMVFLPRLPRPGDLMGFANTAGYCMDFRADHAQQQPVARKVAAWQQAGSWRWCLDEEYWPITRPGGQA; this is encoded by the coding sequence ATGGGCGTCCCGGAACCGCTGTATCTGGCGCCCCGGCTGGACGCGCGGCTGTCGTCGCTGCTGGGGTCGGCGGAGTTCCTGCACGGGCTCGTCGACGCGCTGGGGTCGCCGCTCAATGTGGTCCTGCCCGAGCAGATCAGCGACAACCTGGAGCGCTTCCGCTCCGTCTACCGCAGACACCACCTCGGCGGGGAGGTCTTCTTCGCGCACAAGGCCAACCGGTCGAGCGCCCTGGTACGGCGGTTCGCCGCCACGGACGCGGCGGTCGACGCGGCGTCGCTGGGCGAACTCCAGCATGTCCTCGGCGCCGGGTTCACCCCGGACCGGGTGCTGGCGACCGGCCCGAAGAACCCGGAGTTCCTGTGGCTGGCCGCCCGCACCGGGGCCACCGTGAATGTCGACGGCCGTGCCGAACTGGACGACCTCGCCGCGCTGGTGCGGCGGCACGGACTGCCCCGGGTCCGGATTCTGCTGCGGCTGTCGGAGTTCCAAGGGGCCGGGTCCCAGGGGGCCGGGTTCCAGGGCACCGGCGTCCAGGTGCTGACCCGGCGGAGCCGCTTCGGCTCGCCCGTACGGGAGGTGGACGGCCTGCTGGCGGCGGTCGAACGGCACCGGGACGCCGTCGAGTTGATCGGCGTCGCCTACCACCTGGACACGGTCGGCCTGGCCGAGAAGGCGGTGGCGCTGGAGAGCTGCGTCACGGTCATGGACGAGTGCCGCAACCGGGGGCTTCAGCCACGGGTGATCGACATCGGCGGCGGGTTCGGTGTCAACTACCTCGCCGACCGCGCCCAGTGGGAGCGGTACACCACCGCACTCGCCGACGCGGTCCTGGGCCACCGCCCAGCCATGACCTGGCGGCGGCACGGGTACGGGCTGCGCAGCGAGTCCGGCACGCTCCGGGGGGCGCTCGGGCTCTACCCGTCCCACCGTCCGGACGCCGGGGAGAGATACCTCGACCAGCTGCTCTCCCTTCCCGCGCCGACCCTGGGGCGCCCGCTGGCCACACTGCTGCTGGAGCACCTCTACGACCTCTGGGCCGAACCCGGGCGGGCGCTGGTGGACCAGTGCGGGCTCACCCTGGCGCGGGTGCTGGAGGTGCGCCGTACGGACGCCGGGGACTGGCTGGTGCGGCTCGGGATGAACGCCGGCGACGTCAGCCTGGAGGAGCACGGCGTCCTGATGGATCCGGTCGCCGTGCCGCGCGGCGGTGGCCCGGCAGCAGCCGAACCGGAACGGGCCGGGGCCGAAGCGGTCGGGGTCTACCTGGCCGGAAACCTCTGCCTGGAGGCCGACCTGATCACCCGGAGGATGGTCTTCCTACCCCGGCTGCCGAGGCCGGGCGACCTCATGGGCTTCGCCAACACCGCCGGCTACTGCATGGACTTCCGCGCGGACCACGCCCAGCAGCAGCCCGTCGCCCGCAAGGTCGCCGCCTGGCAGCAGGCCGGTTCCTGGCGCTGGTGCCTCGATGAGGAGTACTGGCCGATCACACGTCCCGGAGGACAGGCATGA
- a CDS encoding FUSC family protein, with amino-acid sequence MVKLGSALSLRRPLDIWYKPGLSAVVAAAVPQLILLLAFDRLDLAAFTTAGAMCALYAHGLPYAARARTMSWVGAGMIAGAGLGLVAGALIHSAAALILVISLIAAIQKLVCDATRIGPPGNVVFTFITAGFAFQAVPLGAVPFHCGLVVLGAALAWVVTMAPAVVRPRGPQRIAVARALEAGARHLAARPEERARTRHATASAINDAWHTLFLVPDRDPAKEASRAHLEQLLVHAESVLAHTPASADSAPDPRGLRRLARALRRNRPLPELPPGPAGRRELAGIAAERATQRYPGPGTRRGLRLVVDAFRPGSPLLPIGARLLIGATAAGWICLALGIGHPYWAVVTAASVFQANLSLSWSRALQRAVGNFLGLACFTVLLPVTRSGDFGLLAVLWLCVIGAEALVSRNYWAGTVCVTQQALLLTEFGGYRPALPMITDRWICTCIGVVVGVAVTMAVGNWRAAGRMEAALRQVQQAQAAAEHALRTPALLGGGLPEASWARDRLSDALVELRDATEVASGEWWQRALPSERITEAERSGHQALASLVRRLAAARPAVAA; translated from the coding sequence ATGGTGAAGCTCGGCAGCGCCCTCAGCCTCAGACGGCCACTCGACATCTGGTACAAGCCCGGACTCAGCGCGGTCGTGGCCGCCGCCGTCCCCCAGCTGATCCTGCTGCTCGCCTTCGACCGGCTCGACCTGGCGGCCTTCACCACCGCCGGCGCCATGTGCGCCCTCTACGCCCACGGCCTGCCCTATGCCGCGCGCGCCCGGACCATGTCCTGGGTCGGCGCGGGCATGATCGCCGGGGCCGGGCTCGGGCTGGTGGCCGGTGCGCTGATCCACTCGGCGGCCGCGCTGATCCTGGTCATCTCGCTGATCGCCGCCATCCAGAAGCTGGTGTGCGACGCCACCCGGATCGGGCCGCCCGGCAATGTGGTCTTCACCTTCATCACGGCGGGCTTCGCCTTCCAGGCGGTGCCGCTCGGTGCGGTCCCGTTCCACTGCGGGCTGGTCGTCCTGGGCGCGGCCCTCGCCTGGGTGGTCACCATGGCCCCGGCCGTGGTCCGGCCCCGTGGCCCGCAGCGCATCGCCGTGGCCCGCGCGCTGGAGGCCGGCGCCCGGCACCTCGCCGCCCGGCCCGAGGAGCGCGCCCGGACCCGGCATGCCACCGCCTCCGCGATCAACGACGCCTGGCACACCCTGTTCCTGGTCCCGGACCGCGACCCCGCCAAGGAGGCATCCCGGGCCCACCTGGAGCAGCTTCTGGTGCACGCCGAGTCCGTACTCGCCCACACACCGGCATCCGCCGACTCGGCCCCCGACCCGCGCGGCCTGCGCCGCCTCGCCCGAGCGCTGCGGCGCAACCGCCCGCTGCCCGAGCTGCCGCCCGGCCCGGCCGGGCGCCGGGAGCTGGCCGGGATCGCGGCCGAGCGGGCGACCCAGCGGTACCCCGGGCCCGGCACCCGGCGCGGTCTGCGGCTGGTCGTGGACGCCTTCCGGCCCGGCTCCCCGCTGCTGCCGATCGGCGCCCGGCTGCTGATCGGCGCGACCGCCGCCGGCTGGATCTGCCTCGCCCTGGGCATCGGCCACCCGTACTGGGCCGTGGTGACCGCCGCCTCCGTCTTCCAGGCGAACCTGTCCCTCTCCTGGAGCCGCGCCCTCCAGCGCGCGGTCGGCAACTTCCTGGGCCTGGCCTGCTTCACCGTGCTGCTGCCCGTCACCCGCTCCGGCGACTTCGGGCTGCTCGCCGTCCTCTGGCTGTGCGTGATCGGCGCCGAGGCGCTGGTCAGCCGGAACTACTGGGCCGGGACGGTCTGTGTGACACAGCAGGCGCTGCTGCTCACCGAGTTCGGCGGGTACCGGCCGGCCCTGCCGATGATCACCGACCGCTGGATCTGCACCTGCATCGGCGTGGTGGTGGGCGTGGCCGTCACCATGGCCGTCGGCAACTGGCGGGCCGCCGGCCGGATGGAGGCCGCACTGCGCCAGGTGCAGCAGGCACAGGCGGCGGCGGAGCACGCGCTGCGGACCCCGGCGCTCCTCGGCGGCGGGCTGCCGGAGGCGTCCTGGGCCCGGGACCGCCTCTCCGACGCGCTGGTCGAACTGCGAGACGCCACCGAGGTCGCCTCGGGCGAGTGGTGGCAGCGCGCGCTGCCCTCGGAGCGGATCACCGAGGCGGAGCGGAGCGGCCACCAGGCGCTCGCCTCCCTCGTCCGGCGACTGGCGGCGGCGCGGCCTGCCGTCGCCGCATAG
- a CDS encoding MarR family winged helix-turn-helix transcriptional regulator translates to MRQWQLVRPDLDTAPMAVIGRLNRCTVLLQQAAEAPLARAGLTRAEFDILGTLRRVDHELTPGQLARETFASGAAVTKRLRSLAERGLVVRRTDVRDRRVAHVSLTDEGLEIIDRLMPEQLGYESALLAGMGEENQEDLADLLGRLLIHLEGRLGSRLPV, encoded by the coding sequence ATGCGCCAGTGGCAGCTCGTCCGTCCGGACCTGGACACCGCACCGATGGCCGTGATCGGCCGCCTCAACCGGTGCACCGTGCTGTTGCAGCAGGCCGCCGAGGCGCCGCTGGCCCGGGCCGGTCTGACCCGGGCCGAGTTCGACATCCTGGGCACCCTGCGGCGGGTCGACCATGAGCTCACCCCGGGCCAGCTGGCCCGCGAGACCTTCGCCTCCGGCGCGGCCGTCACCAAGCGGCTGCGGTCGCTGGCGGAGCGCGGCCTGGTCGTCCGCCGCACCGATGTACGGGACCGCCGGGTCGCCCATGTCTCCCTCACCGACGAGGGCCTGGAGATCATCGACCGGCTCATGCCCGAGCAGCTCGGCTATGAGTCCGCGCTGCTGGCCGGCATGGGTGAGGAGAACCAGGAGGACCTGGCCGACCTGCTCGGTCGGCTCCTCATCCACCTCGAAGGCCGTCTGGGCAGCCGACTGCCGGTGTGA
- a CDS encoding CHAP domain-containing protein — MPSLLSRTSAVAGLCVAALAVPATAYAAPAASAASVRFAGGNGAIADRALAQAGSYGGQCKQFVNDIVREASSGRVLLGGGYYSDFQRAGAHRVSAKKAAKGDVIQLNVPGAPDSFGSGMHTAIVVANLGSHKFKVVDSNWVGPTRVGTHVWNPYTRAADKGLNVNIWHF, encoded by the coding sequence ATGCCTTCTCTGCTCTCCCGCACCAGTGCCGTCGCCGGTCTCTGCGTCGCCGCGCTGGCCGTCCCCGCCACCGCCTACGCCGCCCCCGCCGCCAGTGCCGCCAGCGTCCGCTTCGCCGGCGGCAACGGCGCCATCGCCGACCGGGCGCTGGCCCAGGCCGGCAGCTACGGCGGGCAGTGCAAGCAGTTCGTCAACGACATCGTGCGCGAGGCGTCCAGCGGCCGGGTCCTGCTCGGCGGCGGCTACTACTCCGACTTCCAGCGCGCCGGCGCCCACCGCGTCAGCGCCAAGAAGGCCGCCAAGGGCGACGTCATCCAGCTCAATGTGCCCGGAGCCCCCGACAGCTTCGGCAGCGGCATGCACACCGCGATCGTGGTGGCCAACCTCGGCAGCCACAAGTTCAAGGTCGTCGACTCCAACTGGGTCGGCCCCACCCGGGTCGGCACCCACGTCTGGAACCCCTACACCCGCGCCGCCGACAAGGGCCTCAACGTCAACATCTGGCACTTCTGA
- a CDS encoding NUDIX domain-containing protein, translating to MTAPPTDDSSPAVDPELAHYLAQHAAPAACADALIRDGQGRILLVDPTYKEGWDLPGGMLEDEEPVRALAREVDEELGLAIEVGRLLAVDTLPAAVYGRTVLAFLYAGHAHGEPAASALTLQDSEIRAAGFFPEEEALALLPEPVSRRLSAALAAERGSYTAVLRDGHRLPVRRRDHYALLPAPMVAATVLLTDTAGRVLVLDPRDKRHLELPGGMVEAQESPGQAAARELAEELGLAVPVGRLLAVDTSPASATRHGRAQLCLVFAAPPLTAAQAEDLVFVDGEVRAAYWMDRKEAAVRLPARLAARVAAGLAALASGGIVHLEQGVPVAAPVAPSLRARAAEARAAMVERLEDEGVLTDPAVRRALLAVPREVLLPRCYVRRPTAPGRPKAWQLLDGADPRDQAEWLVRIHDGGAVPVRQGGEPLDAAERGQVVTGGGFTVRSAAVAATVEVLQALSPAAGDRVLELGTGPGVVTAALCELVGGGAVTTVEADPQVAEAARARLAALGYRPRIVHGDGAGGCPGARFDRIVLSFAVRCLPPALLEQLADGGLLLAPLTTGAPGRPARATVVRSRGGLSAVLRPVGSGHRPLRGPDRATAPPQLPTGPVAVRRSTVSPPARTEGGFWLAAEHLVPGLVLADGAVGGEVAVHAPGERSSAVVRPDGGCWTVEYTGPRDLWAEVEDVHGRWVRAGRPDHYRIDLSDPAAQRVTGGSGRRPLEWHLPSAPTASAAAEPHEEIRR from the coding sequence CCCCCACCGACGACAGCTCCCCCGCCGTCGACCCGGAGCTCGCGCACTACCTCGCCCAGCACGCCGCGCCCGCCGCCTGCGCCGACGCCCTGATCCGCGACGGCCAGGGCCGGATCCTGCTGGTCGACCCGACGTACAAGGAGGGCTGGGACCTGCCCGGCGGCATGCTGGAGGACGAGGAGCCGGTCCGCGCGCTCGCCCGCGAGGTGGACGAGGAGCTGGGCCTGGCCATCGAGGTCGGCCGACTGCTGGCCGTGGACACGCTCCCCGCCGCCGTCTACGGGCGCACGGTCCTGGCCTTTCTGTACGCCGGCCACGCCCATGGCGAGCCCGCCGCCTCCGCGCTGACCCTCCAGGACAGCGAGATCCGGGCAGCCGGTTTCTTCCCCGAGGAGGAGGCGCTGGCGCTGCTGCCGGAACCGGTCAGCCGCCGCCTGTCCGCCGCGCTCGCCGCCGAGCGGGGCTCGTACACGGCCGTGCTGCGGGACGGCCACCGGCTGCCGGTGCGCAGGCGGGACCACTATGCACTGCTGCCCGCGCCGATGGTGGCGGCCACCGTCCTGCTCACCGACACGGCCGGACGGGTATTGGTCCTCGACCCCCGCGACAAGCGGCACCTTGAGCTGCCGGGCGGGATGGTCGAGGCGCAGGAGTCCCCCGGGCAGGCCGCCGCCCGGGAGCTGGCGGAGGAGCTGGGCCTGGCCGTCCCGGTCGGCCGACTGCTGGCGGTGGACACCTCACCGGCGTCGGCGACCCGGCACGGCCGGGCGCAGCTCTGCCTGGTCTTCGCGGCTCCGCCGCTCACGGCCGCGCAGGCCGAGGATCTGGTCTTTGTCGACGGGGAGGTCCGGGCCGCGTACTGGATGGACCGCAAGGAGGCCGCGGTGCGGCTGCCCGCCCGCCTGGCCGCCCGGGTGGCGGCGGGTCTCGCGGCGCTTGCCTCGGGCGGCATCGTCCACCTTGAGCAGGGCGTGCCGGTCGCCGCGCCGGTCGCGCCGTCGCTGCGGGCGCGGGCCGCCGAGGCGCGGGCGGCGATGGTCGAGCGGCTGGAGGACGAGGGCGTCCTGACCGACCCTGCCGTACGCCGGGCGCTGCTCGCGGTCCCCCGCGAGGTGCTGCTCCCCCGCTGCTATGTCCGCCGCCCCACCGCCCCCGGCCGACCGAAGGCGTGGCAGCTCCTGGACGGTGCCGACCCGCGCGACCAGGCCGAGTGGCTGGTACGGATCCATGACGGCGGCGCCGTCCCGGTCCGGCAGGGCGGGGAGCCGCTTGACGCCGCCGAGCGCGGGCAGGTCGTCACCGGCGGCGGTTTCACCGTGCGGTCCGCCGCTGTGGCCGCCACCGTCGAGGTGCTGCAAGCCCTCTCGCCGGCGGCCGGTGACCGGGTACTGGAGCTGGGCACCGGCCCCGGCGTGGTCACGGCCGCGCTCTGCGAGCTCGTCGGCGGTGGGGCCGTCACCACCGTGGAGGCCGATCCCCAGGTGGCCGAGGCGGCCCGCGCGCGCCTGGCGGCCCTCGGGTACCGGCCTCGGATCGTGCACGGCGACGGGGCGGGCGGCTGCCCCGGCGCCCGCTTCGACCGGATCGTGCTCTCCTTCGCGGTCCGCTGCCTGCCCCCGGCGCTGCTGGAGCAGCTCGCCGACGGCGGTTTGCTGCTGGCCCCGCTCACCACCGGGGCGCCGGGCCGTCCTGCCCGGGCCACCGTCGTCCGCTCCCGGGGCGGGCTGTCCGCCGTGCTCCGGCCGGTCGGTTCCGGCCATCGGCCGCTCCGGGGGCCGGACCGGGCCACCGCTCCCCCGCAGCTGCCGACCGGGCCGGTCGCGGTCCGCAGGAGCACCGTTTCGCCGCCCGCCCGGACCGAGGGCGGCTTCTGGCTCGCGGCAGAGCATCTGGTGCCCGGGCTGGTCCTGGCCGACGGTGCGGTCGGCGGCGAGGTGGCCGTGCACGCCCCGGGCGAGCGCTCCAGCGCCGTGGTCCGCCCCGACGGCGGCTGCTGGACGGTGGAGTACACCGGTCCCCGCGACCTCTGGGCCGAGGTGGAGGACGTCCACGGCCGCTGGGTGCGCGCCGGGCGCCCGGACCACTACCGGATCGATCTCTCCGACCCGGCCGCCCAGCGGGTGACCGGCGGCAGCGGCCGCCGGCCGCTGGAGTGGCACCTTCCGTCGGCGCCGACCGCCTCCGCCGCCGCCGAGCCCCATGAGGAGATCCGGCGGTAA